GGCGTCTTTTTGTCGGGCGGTGAGGAGTTCACTTGTCAGGGTTTGAAACTGGTCTCCCATGAGTGCCAGCTGATCCCCCTGGAGGGAGGCGGTGGACTTGAGGCCCAGATGATCGTAGGCAAAGGTCACCATGGAGCGGGTAAATTTTTCGATATTGTGGGCGATCCAAAATACGATAATGAAAAAGACCGAAATTAAAAACAGCTGGCTGGTTGCACGCCAGGTACGGGTCTGGGTGCGGATGGAAGCTTCCAGGTTTTTCAAACGGGTGGCAGGGATCAGGGTGGCAAAATGGAGGATGGTTTCCGAGTAAAAGCCGTAATCGAGAAACTCCTTGCCGAGGAGATAATACTCTTTTTCCAACGTGGCCAGTTCAGTCCCGCTCGGGATGAGATCCGGTCGGCTGCTGGCCAAAATTTGCGTGGCATCTCTCTTGATGAAGACCACGATTCCCTGGGTGTGAAAGCGGTGTTCGAAGGAGATTAAAAAGTCGTTGTCCAGGGGAGAGACCAGCGCAAGCCACCCACGGGGGAGTTGATTTTCCCCCCTCAGGGCGGCAGTCGTGATCAGATAGGGCTTGTCATCATATTCCAAAATGGCATTGGCACTATCCATACCCACGACTTCTGAGATCGCCCCTTCGAGAAAGGCGGTGGGAAGGGGGGGGCGACTGACTTGATAGGCTTCCCGAACCCGTTGCAGGGGATCCAGAAGGAGAATGTAGGGGATGTGGGCATTTCCCCGCAGCAGGGAGGAGGGGGGGAGCCATCGGGTTTTGCGGTTGTGGTAAACAATTTCAGGCTGGGGCGTGTCAACCCAGCCCTCTGTTTCCCGGGTAGCCACATACGCCTCGAAAGCCTTTTGTCCAGCCAACAGCCGGGCCATTTGGCTCCTGTCCCGTACGGCATTATCCAGATGGATCCGATCCTCTTTGGCCTTTTCGTCCAGTTCCGCCAAACGGTGCTGGGTGAAAAGCCGTTCCAGGCGGTCCCCTTCCCAGAGATCC
This is a stretch of genomic DNA from Magnetococcales bacterium. It encodes these proteins:
- a CDS encoding HAMP domain-containing histidine kinase, producing the protein MKQGKPASSSLLDRWRKGVPITLKALILTALGGLMAWGLLDLWEGDRLERLFTQHRLAELDEKAKEDRIHLDNAVRDRSQMARLLAGQKAFEAYVATRETEGWVDTPQPEIVYHNRKTRWLPPSSLLRGNAHIPYILLLDPLQRVREAYQVSRPPLPTAFLEGAISEVVGMDSANAILEYDDKPYLITTAALRGENQLPRGWLALVSPLDNDFLISFEHRFHTQGIVVFIKRDATQILASSRPDLIPSGTELATLEKEYYLLGKEFLDYGFYSETILHFATLIPATRLKNLEASIRTQTRTWRATSQLFLISVFFIIVFWIAHNIEKFTRSMVTFAYDHLGLKSTASLQGDQLALMGDQFQTLTSELLTARQKDADQAQQLKDSNEALRSSLEMVKRTQTQLVQSEKMAALGGLVAGISHEINTPVGIGVTAASHLERKTQECADLYQHGTMKRSDLENYFETATESTEMILTNLQRAADLIRSFKQVAVDQSTHDCRDFLLREYIDKIMISLGPRLKKTRHTFDIVCDDKLLIKSRPGAFSQIITNLVINSLNHGFQSNEGGHIKLVVIPQGEEILIRYQDNGMGIPKEFQHRIFEPFFTTKRGQGGSGLGMHIVYNLITRNLKGTILCLDAPDGGAQFDIRIPFSREECEELTE